A single genomic interval of Rhinopithecus roxellana isolate Shanxi Qingling chromosome 11, ASM756505v1, whole genome shotgun sequence harbors:
- the LOC104657481 gene encoding adenosylhomocysteinase-like: MSDKLPYKVADMGLAAWGCKALDIAENEMPGLMRMRKQYSASKPLKGARIAGCLHMTMETAVLIETLVVLGAEVQWSSCNISTQDHVAAAVAKAGIPVYAWKGEMEEEYLWCIEQMLYFKDGPLNMILDEGGDLTNLIHTKYPQLLSGIRGISEETMTGVHNLYKMMANGILKVPAINVNDSITKSKFDNLYGCWESLIDGIKRATDVMIATKVAVVAGYDDVGKGCAQALRGFGARVIITEIDPINALQAAMEGYEVTTMDEACQEDNIFVTTTDCVDIILGRHFDQMKDDAIVCNTGHFDVEIDVKWLNENAVEKVNIKPQVDWYQLKNGRRIILLAEGRLVNLGCAMGHPSFVMSNSFTNQVMAQIELWTHPDKYPVGVHFLPKKLDEAVAEAHLGKLNVKLTKLTEKQAQYLGMSRDGPFKPDHYRY; encoded by the coding sequence ATGTCTGACAAACTGCCCTACAAAGTCGCTGACATGGGACTGGCTGCCTGGGGATGCAAGGCCCTGGACATTGCTGAGAACGAGATGCCGGGCCTGATGCGTATGCGGAAGCAGTACTCGGCCTCCAAGCCACTGAAGGGCGCTCGTATCGCCGGCTGCCTGCACATGACGATGGAGACGGCCGTCCTCATTGAGACTCTCGTTGTCCTGGGTGCTGAGGTGCAGTGGTCCAGCTGCAACATCTCCACCCAGGACCATGTGGCAGCTGCCGTTGCCAAGGCTGGCATTCCAGTATATGCCTGGAAGGGCGAAATGGAGGAGGAGTACCTGTGGTGCATTGAGCAGATGCTGTACTTCAAGGACGGGCCCCTCAACATGATTCTGGATGAAGGGGGCGACCTCACCAACCTCATCCACACCAAGTACCCACAGCTCCTGTCAGGCATCCGAGGCATCTCTGAGGAGACAATGACTGGGGTCCACAACCTCTACAAGATGATGGCCAATGGGATCCTCAAGGTGCCTGCCATCAATGTCAATGACTCCATCACCAAGAGCAAGTTTGACAACCTCTATGGCTGCTGGGAGTCCCTCATAGATGGCATCAAGCGGGCCACAGATGTGATGATTGCCACCAAGGTAGCAGTGGTAGCAGGCTATGATGATGTGGGCAAGGGCTGTGCCCAGGCCCTGCGGGGTTTTGGGGCCCGTGTCATCATCACTGAGATTGACCCCATCAACGCACTGCAGGCTGCCATGGAAGGCTATGAGGTGACCACCATGGATGAGGCCTGTCAGGAGGACAACATCTTTGTCACCACCACAGACTGTGTTGACATCATCCTTGGCCGGCACTTTGACCAGATGAAGGATGATGCCATTGTGTGTAACACTGGACACTTTGACGTGGAGATCGATGTCAAGTGGCTCAATGAGAATGCTGTGGAGAAGGTGAACATCAAGCCGCAGGTGGACTGGTACCAGCTGAAGAATGGGCGCCGCATCATCCTGCTGGCTGAGGGTCGGCTGGTCAACCTGGGTTGTGCCATGGGCCACCCCAGCTTCGTGATGAGTAACTCCTTCACCAACCAGGTGATGGCACAGATCGAGCTGTGGACCCATCCAGACAAGTACCCCGTTGGCGTTCACTTCCTGCCCAAGAAGCTGGATGAGGCAGTGGCTGAAGCCCACCTGGGCAAGCTGAATGTGAAGTTGACCAAGCTGACTGAGAAGCAAGCCCAGTACCTGGGCATGTCCCGTGATGGCCCCTTCAAGCCGGATCACTACCGCTACTGA